In Mastomys coucha isolate ucsf_1 unplaced genomic scaffold, UCSF_Mcou_1 pScaffold5, whole genome shotgun sequence, one genomic interval encodes:
- the Havcr2 gene encoding hepatitis A virus cellular receptor 2 isoform X2, giving the protein MFSGLTFNCVLLLLQLLLARSLEDAYTVEVGKDASLPCSYSLPSPRTLVPVCWGKGSCPWSQCGSELLRTDEKNVIYLKSSRYELKGEFYKGDVSLTIANVTLADGGTYCCRIQFPGLMNDKKLELKLDVIEPETQTLVTVHDDNLIKMFTWADEIKDSRETIRTAVHLGVGISAGLALALILGVLILKWYSYKKKKLQNLSLITLANLPPGGLANAGAGRIHSEENIYTIEENVYEMENSNEYYCYVSSQQPS; this is encoded by the exons ATGTTTTCAGGTCTTACTTTCAACTgtgtcctgctgctgctgcaactACTACTTGCAA GGTCTTTGGAAGATGCTTATACAGTTGAGGTCGGTAAGGATGCCTCTCTGCCCTGCAGCTACTCTCTACCTTCCCCTAGGACACTTGTGCCTGTGTGCTGGGGCAAGGGATCCTGTCCTTGGTCACAGTGTGGCAGCGAGTTGCTCAGAACTGATGAAAAGAATGTGATATATCTGAAATCCAGCAGATACGAGCTAAAGGGGGAATTCTACAAAGGAGATGTGTCCCTGACCATAGCGAATGTGACTCTAGCTGACGGAGGGACCTACTGCTGCAGGATACAATTCCCTGGTCTAATGAATGATAAAAAATTAGAACTGAAATTAGACGTCATCGAACCAG agacaCAGACCCTGGTGACTGTCCATGATGACAATTTAATA AAAATGTTCACATGGGCTGATGAAATTAAGGACTCCAGAGAAACTATCCGAACTGCTGTCCATCTTGGAGTAGGCATCTCTGCTGGGCTGGCCCTGGCACTTATCCTTGGTGTTTTAATCCTTAAAT GGTATTCCTATAAGAAAAAGAAGCTACAGAATTTGAG cCTTATTACACTGGCCAACTTGCCTCCAGGAGGGTTGGCGAATGCAGGAGCAGGCAGGATTCATTCTGAGGAAAATATCTACACCATCGAGGAGAATGTATATGAAATGGAGAATTCAAATGAGTACTACTGCTAtgtcagcagccagcagccatcCTGA
- the Havcr2 gene encoding hepatitis A virus cellular receptor 2 isoform X1 has protein sequence MFSGLTFNCVLLLLQLLLARSLEDAYTVEVGKDASLPCSYSLPSPRTLVPVCWGKGSCPWSQCGSELLRTDEKNVIYLKSSRYELKGEFYKGDVSLTIANVTLADGGTYCCRIQFPGLMNDKKLELKLDVIEPAKVTPAETAHGDSTTASPITLTTERNGSETQTLVTVHDDNLIKMFTWADEIKDSRETIRTAVHLGVGISAGLALALILGVLILKWYSYKKKKLQNLSLITLANLPPGGLANAGAGRIHSEENIYTIEENVYEMENSNEYYCYVSSQQPS, from the exons ATGTTTTCAGGTCTTACTTTCAACTgtgtcctgctgctgctgcaactACTACTTGCAA GGTCTTTGGAAGATGCTTATACAGTTGAGGTCGGTAAGGATGCCTCTCTGCCCTGCAGCTACTCTCTACCTTCCCCTAGGACACTTGTGCCTGTGTGCTGGGGCAAGGGATCCTGTCCTTGGTCACAGTGTGGCAGCGAGTTGCTCAGAACTGATGAAAAGAATGTGATATATCTGAAATCCAGCAGATACGAGCTAAAGGGGGAATTCTACAAAGGAGATGTGTCCCTGACCATAGCGAATGTGACTCTAGCTGACGGAGGGACCTACTGCTGCAGGATACAATTCCCTGGTCTAATGAATGATAAAAAATTAGAACTGAAATTAGACGTCATCGAACCAG CCAAGGTCACCCCAGCTGAGACTGCCCATGGGGATTCTACTACGGCTTCTCCAATAACTCTAACCACTGAGAGAAATGGTTCAG agacaCAGACCCTGGTGACTGTCCATGATGACAATTTAATA AAAATGTTCACATGGGCTGATGAAATTAAGGACTCCAGAGAAACTATCCGAACTGCTGTCCATCTTGGAGTAGGCATCTCTGCTGGGCTGGCCCTGGCACTTATCCTTGGTGTTTTAATCCTTAAAT GGTATTCCTATAAGAAAAAGAAGCTACAGAATTTGAG cCTTATTACACTGGCCAACTTGCCTCCAGGAGGGTTGGCGAATGCAGGAGCAGGCAGGATTCATTCTGAGGAAAATATCTACACCATCGAGGAGAATGTATATGAAATGGAGAATTCAAATGAGTACTACTGCTAtgtcagcagccagcagccatcCTGA